In a genomic window of Ipomoea triloba cultivar NCNSP0323 chromosome 3, ASM357664v1:
- the LOC116014094 gene encoding UBP1-associated protein 2A-like yields the protein MVKKPRTRTLVRLSLLPSSMAKKRKLVKKSEASKSHKKKIKKINNNTNPPNLAPPEDPISDSESSPDNIQSLLEPYSKDQLIALAVDAALQHPSLLSLIRSSAHSDISHRKIFVYGLGFDVTRYTLLSAFQPYGEIDDCNVVTDRQTGNCKGYAFVVFKNRKGAVKALKEPRKKIGNRFASCQLASTGPTSPVAGSVQQDLSSRKIYVSNVSQDADAKRLRDFFGKFGEIECGPFGIDPHTGKWKGYALFVYKTAEEAKKCLEEPYKMFEGRQLHCEKAAEGKSGGKFGGGAAGITTAVVQQPFQPLQAGPEVLNAIAAAQNLAMLGSNPSAALLNPFYSGFLGNPNLGMLNPVLGMGQVGQVSGPEMTAPGYGTLIGGSGANNLMLGTYGSGGSSGGMPRGLMHAYPNLLAAQASASAKAPENNGYSSQL from the exons ATGGTAAAAAAACCCAGAACCAGAACCCTAGTCCGCCTTTCTCTCTTACCGTCTTCCATGGCCAAGAAGCGAAAGCTCGTTAAGAAATCTGAAGCTTCCAAATCTCAtaagaagaaaatcaagaagATTAACAACAATACCAATCCCCCCAACCTTGCCCCGCCCGAGGATCCGATTTCCGATTCCGAATCTTCGCCTGACAACATCCAATCCCTCCTTGAACCCTACTCCAAGGACCAGCTTATCGCCCTCGCCGTCGATGCTGCCCTCCAACATCCCTCTCTCCTCTCCCTTATCCGCTCCTCCGCCCACTCTGATATCTCCCACCGCAAGATCTTTGTCTACGGCCTTGGCTTCGACGTCACCCGCTACACCCTCCTCTCTGCCTTTCAACCCTACGGAGAAATTGACGACTGCAATGTTGTCACCGACCGTCAGACTGGCAATTGTAAAGGCTATGCTTTTGTCGTCTTCAAGAACCGAAAAGGTGCGGTCAAAGCCCTAAAGGAACCCAGGAAGAAGATCGGGAATCGGTTTGCCTCCTGCCAGCTGGCATCTACGGGACCCACTTCGCCCGTCGCCGGTTCGGTTCAGCAGGATTTGAGTAGCCGGAAGATTTACGTGAGCAATGTGTCTCAGGATGCCGATGCAAAGAGGTTGAGGGATTTTTTCGGGAAATTCGGGGAGATTGAGTGCGGCCCTTTCGGGATCGACCCGCATACTGGCAAGTGGAAAGGTTATGCTTTGTTTGTTTACAAGACCGCAGAGGAAGCCAAGAAATGTCTGGAAGAGCCCTATAAGATGTTTGAGGGGCGGCAATTGCATTGCGAGAAGGCTGCCGAGGGCAAAAGTGGTGGGAAATTTGGGGGCGGGGCAGCCGGAATCACTACTGCTGTGGTGCAGCAGCCGTTTCAGCCCTTACAAGCAGGGCCAGAGGTGTTAAACGCTATAGCTGCAGCTCAGAACTTGGCAATGTTGGGTTCTAACCCGAGTGCCGCTCTGCTCAATCCATTTTATAGTGGCTTTCTTGGAAACCCTAATTTAGGAATGTTAAACCCAGTGTTGGGGATGGGGCAAGTGGGGCAAGTAAGTGGCCCTGAAATGACTGCTCCGGGTTATGGTACCCTAATTGGGGGTTCGGGAGCGAATAACTTGATGCTTGGAACTTATGGCAGTGGCGGGTCAAGTGGGGGAATGCCTCGGGGCTTAATGCATGCTTATCCTAATTTGTTAGCTGCGCAGGCTTCTGCATCTGCTAAGGCTCCAGAGAACAATGGCTACTCATCACAGTTGTG A